From Harpia harpyja isolate bHarHar1 chromosome 19, bHarHar1 primary haplotype, whole genome shotgun sequence, one genomic window encodes:
- the C19H1orf116 gene encoding specifically androgen-regulated gene protein isoform X2: MPKKELGMAGCNSGSCDSMVSTASNHSQCSDNSYDYLSVEEKECLMFLEETIGSLDAEADSGVSTDETDYVEPSKLPRTWSKTDSVPQDLENGAPPPSAGQQRAAEQKSGKSISAFSNSALAAVPSSGYYSLPRSITVANGASDSKVTVGRVEDPVPVDKPSQDMAKEDRLDQANTRSHMKSLGSLIIQPSDPFQDNLVSHEWSRNNHSDAKRETAKETKTWTPWGQPEKSTLEEAPQDPDAKRGPPTAPKPRKLPPNIILKTSKNSPVPLTTEPSQKVKALPLSSAGSQPGSANDAAAEKVNSGHLDPKEKEKARREALEKLGLSQDRRDPSAHLQPTMHSQPRDMPFPVPGEPKAQSEAAERSVPGVRQMTFKSNTLERSGVGLSSYMASTKEQSVKTSSSLGKMSFIERLAPSFLRSSRPRPVSLGAGKDFAGLKEPGQVEQEKSSKRRSHPLQSFPRPSRSCISVKISPKGATDENRREALKKLGLLKE, encoded by the exons ATGCCTAAGAAGGAGCTGGGGATGGCTGGCTGCAACTCTGGCAGCTGCGACAGCATGGTCAGCACAGCCTCCAACCACTCGCAGTGT agtgaTAACAGTTACGACTACTTATCTGTGGAAGAGAAAGAATGTTTGATGTTCTTAGAAGAAACTATTGGCTCACTGGATGCAGAAGCAGACAGTGGGGTCTCTACCGATGAGACTGACTACGTGGAGCCCTCCAAGTTGCCCAGGACATGGTCTAAGACAGACTCCGTTCCCCAGG ATTTGGAGAACGGGGCTCCCCCTCCGAGCGCAGGTCAGCAGCGTGCAGCTGAACAGAAGAGTGGTAAGAGCATCTCTGCCTTCTCAAACTCGGCTCTAGCAGCAGTTCCAAGCTCAGGCTATTACAGTCTTCCAAGGAGCATCACGGTAGCAAATGGAGCTTCTGACAGCAAAGTGACTGTAGGCAGAGTGGAGGACCCAGTGCCAGTAGATAAACCTTCACAGGACATGGCCAAGGAGGACAGGCTTGACCAAGCCAACACAAGAAGCCACATGAAGTCCCTGGGATCTTTGATTATCCAGCCTTCAGATCCCTTCCAGGATAACCTGGTGAGCCACGAGTGGTCACGTAACAATCACTCAGATGCCAAGAGGGAAACAGCCAAGGAGACCAAGACTTGGACTCCATGGGGCCAGCCAGAGAAATCCACATTAGAAGAGGCCCCTCAGGACCCCGATGCCAAGCGTGGGCCTCCAACTGCCCCCAAACCACGAAAACTGCCACCGAATATTATcctgaaaaccagcaaaaacagCCCAGTGCCACTCACCACGGAGCCCAGCCAGAAGGTAAAAGCACTGCCTCTGTCCTCAGCTGGCTCTCAGCCCGGCTCTGCCAACGACGCTGCTGCCGAAAAGGTGAATTCAGGGCACCTTGACcccaaggagaaggagaaagccCGGCGGGAGGCATTGGAGAAGCTTGGACTGTCACAGGACAGGAGGGACCCCAGCGCTCATCTTCAACCTACCATGCATTCCCAACCAAGGGACATGCCATTCCCCGTCCCTGGAGAGCCCAAGGCACAAAGTGAGGCAGCGGAGAGGTCGGTGCCGGGTGTCCGGCAGATGACCTTCAAATCCAACACCCTGGAGCGCTCCGGCGTGGGGCTGAGCAGCTACATGGCCAGCACCAAGGAGCAGAGCGTCAAGACCAGCAGCTCCTTGGGCAAGATGTCCTTCATCGAGCGTCTCGCCCCGAGCTTCCTCCGGAGCAGCCGTCCCCGGCCGGTATCCCTCGGGGCAGGGAAGGACTTTGCTGGTCTGAAGGAGCCCGGGCaggtggagcaggagaagagcagcaagcggCGATCCCACCCGCTGCAGAGCTTCCCCAGGCCATCCCGCTCCTGCATCAGCGTGAAGATTTCCCCCAAGGGTGCGACCGATGAGAACCGGCGAGAGGCACTGAAGAAGCTCGGTCTGCTGAAGGAATAG
- the C19H1orf116 gene encoding specifically androgen-regulated gene protein isoform X1, which produces MEFLRNQTDAQPLKHLRLADFTAHSPGSTQGQLWLLPRANPPVAGILPPTLDAAAACDMPKKELGMAGCNSGSCDSMVSTASNHSQCSDNSYDYLSVEEKECLMFLEETIGSLDAEADSGVSTDETDYVEPSKLPRTWSKTDSVPQDLENGAPPPSAGQQRAAEQKSGKSISAFSNSALAAVPSSGYYSLPRSITVANGASDSKVTVGRVEDPVPVDKPSQDMAKEDRLDQANTRSHMKSLGSLIIQPSDPFQDNLVSHEWSRNNHSDAKRETAKETKTWTPWGQPEKSTLEEAPQDPDAKRGPPTAPKPRKLPPNIILKTSKNSPVPLTTEPSQKVKALPLSSAGSQPGSANDAAAEKVNSGHLDPKEKEKARREALEKLGLSQDRRDPSAHLQPTMHSQPRDMPFPVPGEPKAQSEAAERSVPGVRQMTFKSNTLERSGVGLSSYMASTKEQSVKTSSSLGKMSFIERLAPSFLRSSRPRPVSLGAGKDFAGLKEPGQVEQEKSSKRRSHPLQSFPRPSRSCISVKISPKGATDENRREALKKLGLLKE; this is translated from the exons CCGGGATATTGCCCCCCACACTGGACGCCGCGGCAGCCTGTGATATGCCTAAGAAGGAGCTGGGGATGGCTGGCTGCAACTCTGGCAGCTGCGACAGCATGGTCAGCACAGCCTCCAACCACTCGCAGTGT agtgaTAACAGTTACGACTACTTATCTGTGGAAGAGAAAGAATGTTTGATGTTCTTAGAAGAAACTATTGGCTCACTGGATGCAGAAGCAGACAGTGGGGTCTCTACCGATGAGACTGACTACGTGGAGCCCTCCAAGTTGCCCAGGACATGGTCTAAGACAGACTCCGTTCCCCAGG ATTTGGAGAACGGGGCTCCCCCTCCGAGCGCAGGTCAGCAGCGTGCAGCTGAACAGAAGAGTGGTAAGAGCATCTCTGCCTTCTCAAACTCGGCTCTAGCAGCAGTTCCAAGCTCAGGCTATTACAGTCTTCCAAGGAGCATCACGGTAGCAAATGGAGCTTCTGACAGCAAAGTGACTGTAGGCAGAGTGGAGGACCCAGTGCCAGTAGATAAACCTTCACAGGACATGGCCAAGGAGGACAGGCTTGACCAAGCCAACACAAGAAGCCACATGAAGTCCCTGGGATCTTTGATTATCCAGCCTTCAGATCCCTTCCAGGATAACCTGGTGAGCCACGAGTGGTCACGTAACAATCACTCAGATGCCAAGAGGGAAACAGCCAAGGAGACCAAGACTTGGACTCCATGGGGCCAGCCAGAGAAATCCACATTAGAAGAGGCCCCTCAGGACCCCGATGCCAAGCGTGGGCCTCCAACTGCCCCCAAACCACGAAAACTGCCACCGAATATTATcctgaaaaccagcaaaaacagCCCAGTGCCACTCACCACGGAGCCCAGCCAGAAGGTAAAAGCACTGCCTCTGTCCTCAGCTGGCTCTCAGCCCGGCTCTGCCAACGACGCTGCTGCCGAAAAGGTGAATTCAGGGCACCTTGACcccaaggagaaggagaaagccCGGCGGGAGGCATTGGAGAAGCTTGGACTGTCACAGGACAGGAGGGACCCCAGCGCTCATCTTCAACCTACCATGCATTCCCAACCAAGGGACATGCCATTCCCCGTCCCTGGAGAGCCCAAGGCACAAAGTGAGGCAGCGGAGAGGTCGGTGCCGGGTGTCCGGCAGATGACCTTCAAATCCAACACCCTGGAGCGCTCCGGCGTGGGGCTGAGCAGCTACATGGCCAGCACCAAGGAGCAGAGCGTCAAGACCAGCAGCTCCTTGGGCAAGATGTCCTTCATCGAGCGTCTCGCCCCGAGCTTCCTCCGGAGCAGCCGTCCCCGGCCGGTATCCCTCGGGGCAGGGAAGGACTTTGCTGGTCTGAAGGAGCCCGGGCaggtggagcaggagaagagcagcaagcggCGATCCCACCCGCTGCAGAGCTTCCCCAGGCCATCCCGCTCCTGCATCAGCGTGAAGATTTCCCCCAAGGGTGCGACCGATGAGAACCGGCGAGAGGCACTGAAGAAGCTCGGTCTGCTGAAGGAATAG